The DNA sequence CGATGGTATCTGAAGTCGCTGAAACGATGTCGATCATTCTTCCATGAATACGAATCTCAAACTGTTCGCGAGAATCTTTATTCACGTGTGGTGATTTGAGTACAGTATAACGCTTAATCTTAGTAGGCATTGGAATTGGGCCCCTAATCTCAGCACCTGTACGCTTGACTGCATCCACAATGGCAGCAACTGATCTGTCTAACACACGGTGATCATAAGCCTTAAGCTTCAATCTAATCTTTTCCATTTTTACCCTTTAAAGAACTCGTTAGCAGAGCAAAGCTCAGGTGCCTAAACACAGGGCGTAACACCCCCTAACCTATTTTTAGGAACGCGAATTATATCTAAACTTTTCAAAAGAGACAATGGTTTTTAGTCCATTTGTGATACAATATATAAATTTATTTCCTTATTAAAAGGAAACTTTGGAGTATTTAAGGTGGATTTACTCGAGTACTATCATGAACATTTACCGCAAAATAGTAGCTACATAATAAGAAAAACACTTATCCCAAATATGGGAGATGTGAACCTTTATGGTGCTAGGGGCTGTGGCAAGACTGCACTCATACTTGACTACCTTTATGCATATGAAGAAAAAGCTCTCTACATCGACTTAGAGGATCCAAATCTTATCCTCAATACTTTTGATACTCTGCCACTACAGGCATTCATAAAGGAGTATCATATTAAAGTACTCATTCTTGACCATTATGAAGAGGGAATGCTTGAAACTTTTCCAACTATTAATCGTCTCATACTACTTAGTCGTATACCAGTACAACAGGAGCGTTTTACACCTGTGCAACTCTTCCCACTTGACTATGAAGAGTTTCTTGCTTTCGAGCATGGTAGGTCAACAACCATTGCACTTAACCACTTTCTTAAAGCCGGTACATTGCCCAACATGGCACAACACAAAACCAATACCACCCTTGTAATGAAGCAATTTTTTCAGCAGCAGTTCTCTCCTAATGAACAG is a window from the Sulfurovum sp. genome containing:
- the rpsJ gene encoding 30S ribosomal protein S10; amino-acid sequence: MEKIRLKLKAYDHRVLDRSVAAIVDAVKRTGAEIRGPIPMPTKIKRYTVLKSPHVNKDSREQFEIRIHGRMIDIVSATSDTIDSLMKLDLAPEIEVEIRSMDK